In a single window of the Pseudochaenichthys georgianus chromosome 16, fPseGeo1.2, whole genome shotgun sequence genome:
- the LOC117460451 gene encoding gamma-aminobutyric acid receptor-associated protein-like 1 — translation MGSQYQRSVPLDVRRAEGERVRTKHPDKIPIIVEKSPRSRAPELDKKKYLVPSDLTVGQLCFLIRQRVSLRPEEALFFFVNNSLPPSSSPLSAVYEEHHEEDLFLYMTYSNESVYGA, via the exons ATGGGCAGTCAGTACCAGCGCTCAGTACCTCTAGACGTGAGGAgagcagagggagagagggtCCGGACCAAGCATCCAGACAAGATACCG ATCATTGTGGAGAAGTCCCCGAGGTCACGCGCCCCTGAACTGGACAAGAAGAAATACCTGGTTCCCTCAGATTTAACAG TGGGCCAGTTGTGCTTCCTGATCCGCCAGCGTGTGTCTTTGAGACCGGAGGAGGcactcttcttcttcgtcaacAACTCCCTTCCCCCATCCAGCTCCCCTCTCTCTGCTGTATATGAG GAGCACCATGAAGAGGACCTGTTTCTCTACATGACCTACAGTAATGAGAGTGTGTACGGTGCCTGA